From a single Miscanthus floridulus cultivar M001 chromosome 8, ASM1932011v1, whole genome shotgun sequence genomic region:
- the LOC136468690 gene encoding uncharacterized protein, which yields MAAFMRLHPPTFDSAEDDPLLADDWLCTITKKLNALRATDEEKIILATHQLVGAAGEWWENYQDAANEPEAITWQEFVKNFREYHILEGIMEIKAEEFRSLRQGLMTVNQYIRKFMNLARYAPEDVNSDKKKQKCFRRGLNASLREQMVTHIYLDFNTLMNHTILLEEERVKREGKRKHKFLIHSAHQQERTQQVRTNNTAATRS from the coding sequence ATGGCAGCATTCATGAGGCTTCACCCACCAACATTCGATAGTGCAGAAGATGACCCATTGTTAGCAGATGATTGGTTATGTACCATCACCAAGAAATTAAATGCATTACGAGCCACCGATGAAGAAAAGATTATCCTAGCCACCCACCAACTGGTAGGAGCCGCTGGTGAATGGTGGGAAAACTACCAAGATGCAGCTAATGAGCCAGAAGCTATCACATGGCAAGAATTTGTGAAGAATTTCCGTGAATATCACATCCTCGAAGGAATCATGGAGATAAAAGCAGAAGAATTTCGTTCCCTAAGACAAGGCCTAATGACAGTAAATCAGTACATCAGGAAGTTTATGAACCTAGCACGCTATGCACCAGAGGATGTTAACTCCGACAAGAAGAAACAGAAGTGTTTTAGGAGAGGACTCAATGCATCTCTAAGAGAACAAATGGTCACTCACATCTACCTTGATTTCAACACGCTGATGAACCACACTATCCTACTGGAAGAAGAACGTGTCAAACGTGAAGGCAAACGGAAGCACAAGTTCCTAATACATAGTGCTCaccaacaagaaagaacacaacaagTCCGCACCAACAACACCGCAGCCACAAGGTCTTAG